Genomic window (Flavobacteriales bacterium):
CTCGCCGGCCTCCAGTACGCGGAGCAAGCGCACCTGCGTGCTCAAAGGCAGTTCGCCCACCTCGTCGAGGAAGAGCGTGCCGTTGTTGGCGGTCTCGAAGTAGCCCTTTCGCGCCTCATGCGCACCGGTGAAGCTGCCCTTCTCATGCCCGAAGAGCTCGCTGTCGATGGTGCCTTCGGGAATGGCACCGCAGTTCACCGCGTGATAAGGGCCGTGCTTGCGCGCGCTGTGGGCGTGGATGATCTTGCTCATCACCTCCTTGCCGGTGCCGCTCTCGCCTTGCACAAGTACACTGAGGTCGGTGGGCGCCACCTGCACAGCGATCTCAATGGCACGGTCCAACAAGGGCGATGCGCCGATGATCTCGAAGCGCTGTTTCACGGCCTGCACGTTCATGTGAGCACAGGTTGAAGGTTCAATATGTCAACGACTTCGCCTTGCAGGCTGCCTGCGGTGGAACCGGTGATCCGTGCTTGCACGAGATCGCCGGGCTTCAATTCCGTGCCGCCGTGCCGATGTGACACGATGACAATGCTGTTCTGCGTGTTGCGACCATAGAGGTGCTCAGCGCTTCGCTTGCTAACGCCTTCGATGAGCACCTCGTGCACCTCGCCGACATATCCGCGCAATCGCGCAGCGCTCTTCTCCTTCTGCAGGTCGATGATCTCCTGTAAACGTCGGCCCTTCACTTCATCGGGCACATCATCGGGGTACTTCCGCGCGGCCAAGGTCTTTGGTCGCTCGCTGTACTTGAACATGAAGGCCATGTCGTAACCTGTTTCGTTGATGAGGCTCAGTGTCTGTTGGTGGTCCTCTTCGGTCTCGCCGCAATAGCCCGCAATGATGTCCGTGCTGATCGCGCAGTCCGGCATGTGCCTCCGGATGCTCGCGATGCGCTGCAAATACCACGCTCGGTCGTAACCGCGGTTCATGCGCTTCAGCACCTCACTGCTGCCGCTCTGCACGGGCAGGTGAATGTATTTGCAGATGTTGTCGTAACGCGCCATCACCGCCAGCACTTTGTCGGTCATGTCCTTGGGATGGCTGGTGCTGTAGCGAATCCGCAGGGTAGGGCAGGCCAGCGCCACCATTTCCAGCAGATCGGCGAAATCAACTGTGGCTGGGCCATTGCTGGTAAGTCGACCCGTCCCGGCTCCGGGCCACGATGACAGGTCGACGGTTCCGGAGCTAGGGGTCAGCGCGGAGTTTTGATCATCTGATCGTCTGATCATCTGATCGTCTGATCTGAACTTGTAGCTATCCACGTTCTGCCCCAGCAGTGTCACCTCCTTGTACCCATCGCGAACCAGTTGCTCGCATTCGCGCACGATGGTCTGCGGGTCGCGGCTGCGCTCCCGTCCCCGCGTGAAGGGCACTACGCAGAAGGCGCACATGTTGTCGCAGCCGCGCATGATGGTGACGAAGGCCGTGACACCGTTCGTGTCCAGTCGGACCGGCTCGATCTCCGCGTAGGTCTCCTCGCGGCTGAGCAGCACATTCACGGCTTTCTGGCCGGTGCCCACCTTCTCCAGCAGCTCGGGGAGGGTGCGGTAGGCATCAGGACCCACCACCAGGTCCACCACTTTCTTCTTTTCCAGCAGGTCTTCCCGCATGCGCTCGGCCATGCAGCCCAGCACGCCCACCTTCAGGCCCTTGTTGCGGGCCTTCAGGTTGTTCATCTCGTTGATGCGCTGCAGCACGGTGTACTCGGCCTTCTCGCGGATGCTGCACGTGTTCAGCAGCACCAGATCGGCTTCCTCAGCGGACTTCACCGGAGTGTAGCCGTCCTTGGCCAGGATGCTCGCCACGACCTCGCTGTCGCTCACGTTCATCTGGCAGCCGTAGCTTTCGATGTAGACCCGCTTGTTCACGCCTTCCGGAAAGGGCGCCAAAGGTAGCGGGGCTAAGGGTTGGCTGACAGGGTGGCAGTGCGCCTAGCTGCCCTTCGCATCCTTCACCTTCCGCGCCTTCACCTCCTCCTTCAGCAATTTCCCGTCGGGCAGGAAGAAGAGCTCGGCCTTCTCCTTCTCGGTCTCCACCTTCACCTTGAAAAGACTCGCATGCTCCGGCGTGGCGTGCTCCTCGGCATCGTCGATCTTCCAAGTGCTGTATTTGCCGGCGATCAGCGCGCGATGCACCACCTTGGGCAGGTCTTCCTTCTTGATGTCGTGCTCGGTGCGCACCCAAGCGCCTTCGGTGGTGTACACGGCCGTGTGCTTCTCGCCCTTCAGCGTGAATTCCGCGCGGAAGAGCTTGGTGCCTTGTTTCCACTCCTTCACCGAGGCCTTGGGGTAGATCTGCGTGAGATGCGCCTTTGCTGAGGCTGGCGGCGTAACGACGACCGGCTTCTGTGCCAAGAGCTGAACGCTCGCGATGAGGGTGATTGCAGTGAGTCCGAAGCGCATGCTGGGGGTGAAGCTAGGATTGAATGAAGAGCGCCGCACCGCTATCGACCGGAGCCGATTCGAAGACCGCGGAGCCGGTTGAAGGTTCAACGGGCCAACCGCCTTCGCTCACTTCATCCCGATGAATTCCAAGCTCACGTCGATGCAAAATCAGAGCCCGGCCCGTTATCTGACTTCGACCAGGTTCTTCAGCTGCATATAGTTTCACGGGTCATGAAATCTGAGTTCGATAGCGCTTGATGGAAACCGAGATTCGCCCTTCCGAAGGATATTGGCCGTCCCGCTAAACGGTTTCTCGCCTTGTATCATCTTTGACCAATTGAGGGTCGTTGGCGTTTCTGATGACGGCCAATTGTCTGAGTTCATAGTGTTGGCGAGGCTTCGGCCGATTTCTCAAGTCGGATCATGTCTGATCAAGTCCACACAACAACTCGAAGCGGTTCGACCACCAGTCAACCAGCGTCCTTGCATCGAGTCTGGTTCCTTTTCCTTCTCGTGTTGCCGCTTAGCGCCTCAGCGCAGTTTCAGATTGGAGTCTCCGGCGGGACGTTTCTCTACGGATTCCGCGACGGGAGCGACTCCCGCGGCTTCACGGCGATCAAGCATGGTGCCCCATTCTCCGCTAGCGTGTGGTACAGGGAACGGCCTAAGGAGCGCACCGGCTTTGGCGCTGAGATCCAATACACCAAGCGGTCGTTTCAGGCGGAGTATTTCTACGGCGGGCTTGGGGGTGGGACCAACTTCAATCTCGAAGTGGATCTGAGCATGGTGCATCTCACTGCTGGACCAGAGTTCGTTCTGGATCCTGAAGGTTATTCCTTCCTTCGGTTGGGCCTTCAATTGGGCCTGGCCGTTGGGGGTGTTACCCGTGGCACTAGCAAGTCATGGAGCATGGGGTCTCAGGGCTATATAACCGATGAGGTCAGGTCGTCAGCCAGCAGGTTTTTCAAGCCGGATGCACGTTTGCAAGTCGGTTTCGGATTCGAGTTCGTCATTGCCGACCGTTGGGTTGGATCAGTGGACCCTTCTTACAGTTACGGCTTTGCGTCAATGACCAAGGGTCAAGCACCAACCCTAAGGACTTCAGAGTTCGGGGTCCGACTTTCCCTAGGGCGTCGGTATTCCGGCCGATCCATCTGGCAGATTCTCCGCCAAGGCTCACCAAAGCCAACTGGTTGACCCGCCTTCGCTTACTCCTTCCCGATGAACTCCAGGCTCACGCTGTTGATGCAGTAGCGCTGCCCCGTGGGTTTGGGTCCGTCATCGAAGATGTGGCCGAGGTGCGCATTGCAGCGGCCGCAGGTGGTCTCGGTGCGCACCATACCGTACGTGCGGTCCTCGTGGTAGTGAATGGCATCCTTGCGTGCTGCTTGGAAGAAGCTTGGCCAACCGCAGCTGCTGCTGAATTTCGCGTCCGCTTGGAAGAGGACGTTGCCGCACACCGCGCAGGCGTAGGTGCCGATGCCCTCGAAGTCCCAGTACTTGCCTGTGAAGGCGCGTTCGGTTCCTTTCTCGAAGGCGATGTAATAGAGATCGGCGGGCAGCAGCTTCTTCCATTCGCTCAGCGGAACGTTCAGCGTGGCGGTGTCGATGTGGGAGTAATGCGGGTTGCCGCTGTGGTCGTACTGGCTCATTTCGTTGGTGCTCATAGCGAGTTTCTTCGGGGCTTGTCCGTTGCTGTTGCCGCAGGCGGCGAGCAGCAGTGCTGCGGAAAGGATGAGGGGCGTGCGGTGCATGACCGGTGGTCGCAGTATGAATAGGTGCATGACAAAGGTGCTCGTTGCAACCAACGATTGAACCATGGGGTTGGATCGCCGGGCCCGCTAAATTTTCCTTCCCCTAAAGGGGAAGAGCAAGGCCGATTCGCCCCGCGCGATCCAAAACAGAGGAAGACGACCTTTTATTTGCCGCCCTTAATCGGTTCAGGCATGGCCAAGAAGAAGGAAGGAAGCGGCGACCTGGTGATCGTGGAGTCGCCAGCCAAGGCGAAGACCATTGAGAAATACCTCGGTGCTGGCTTCACCGTGCTCAGCAGCTACGGCCACGTCCGCGACCTGCCGGAGCGCGACCTGAGCGTAGATGTAGAGAACGGATTCGAGCCCACCTACATCATCCCGGACGACAAGAAAGGACGCCTGGCGGAACTGAAGAAAGCCAGCGACAAAGCCGCCATGGTGTGGCTCGCGACTGACGAAGACCGCGAAGGGGAGGCCATCAGCTGGCACTTGAAAGAAGCGCTCAAGCTCGGCGACGACAAGGTGAAGCGCATCACCTTCAACGAGATCACCAAGCAGGCCGTGACCAAGGCGATGGAGCATCCGCGCACCATTGACATCCATCTGGTGGACGCGCAACAGGCCCGCCGTGTGCTGGATCGCCTGGTGGGTTACGAGCTGAGCCCAGTGCTCTGGCGCAAAGTGAAGCCCAGCCTGAGTGCTGGCCGCGTGCAAAGCGTGGCCGTGCGCCTGATCGTGGAGCGCGAGCGCGAGATCCTCAGCTTCGATAGCAAGAGCGCATTCAAGGTCACTGCGGTGCTCATCACGGAGAAAGGCGCCACGGTAAAGGCGGAGCTGCCCGCACGCTTCGCCGCCGAGGCGGAGGCCATGGCCTTCCTGCAAGGCTGCATCGGCGCGGGCTACACGGTGAACGCGATCGAGAAGAAGCCCGGCAAGCGCACGCCAGCTGCGCCCTTCACCACGAGCACCTTGCAGCAGGAGGCCAGCCGCAAGCTCGGCTACGGCGTGGACCGCACCATGCGCATCGCCCAAGGGCTCTACGAGCAGGGGCATATCACCTACATGCGTACCGACTCGGTGAACCTGAGCGAGCAGGCCATCGGCGCAGCGGCCGCGCAGATCAGCACGCAGTACGGCGAGCGCTACAGCAAGAGCCGCCGTTTCACCAGCAAGAGCAAAGGCGCGCAAGAGGCTCACGAGGCCATCCGCCCCACCGACATGGCCGTGCGCAATGCCGGCAGCGACACCGATGCCGAGCGCCTGTACGACCTGATCTGGAAGCGCACGCTGGCCAGCCAGATGGCCGACGCCGAACTGGAGAAGACCGTGGTGGACATCACCATCAGCACGCGGCCCAATGAGCAGCTGCGCGCGCAGGGCGAAGTGATCCTCTTCGACGGTTTCCTCAAGGTGTACATGGAGGGCCGTGACGATGAGGGCGATGAGGAGCAGGAAGGCCTGTTGCCCGAAATGCGCCAAGGCGAAGCGCTGCAGCTGCGCGAGATGACCGCCACGCAGCGCTTCGATCGCGCCGCACCGCGCTACACCGAAGCAAGCCTGGTGAAGAAGCTCGAAGAACTCGGCATCGGCCGACCGAGCACCTACGCGCCCACCATCAGCACCGTGCAGAAGCGCGGCTACGTGGTGAAGGAGAGCCGCGATGGAACACCGCGCGCCTACCGCATCCTCACGCTGGCCGAGGGTGAAATCGCTGAGAAGACCGCCAGTGAGAATGCTGGCGCCGAGAAGCAGAAGCTCTTCCCCACGGACATCGGCATGGTGGTGAACGACTTCCTCGTGGAGCACTTCCCCAGCATCGTCGATCTCAACTTCACCGCCAAGGTGGAGGAGGAGTTCGATGTGATCGCGGAAGGAAAAGAGAACTGGCGCGAGATGATCGCTCGCTTCTACAAGCCCTTCCATGCCACGCTCGGAACGGTGAAGGACACGGCGGAACGAGCAACAGGTGCCCGCATCCTTGGCAAGGACCCTGTGAGCGGCAAGGACGTGGTGGCCCGCATCGGCCGCTTCGGTCCCATGATCCAGATCGGCAGCGCGGAAGATGAGGACAAGCCCCGCTTCGCCAGTCTGCGCAAGGACCAGAGCATCGCATCGGTCACCTTCGAAGAGGCCATGAACCTCTTCAAGTTGCCCCGCACCTTGGGCGAGCGCGATGGCGAGGTCTGTTCGGTAGGAATCGGCCGCTTCGGCCCCTATGTGCGATTAGGCAGCACCTATGCCAGCCTCACGCCGGAGGATGACCCGCTCGAGATCACCTTGGCTCGGGGCGTTGAGCTCATCGACCTCAAGAAGATCGCGAACGCCACGCGCGATCTGGGCGTGTACAAGGGCGAGATGATCGTTCAGGGCCGCGGCCGTTTCGGGCCATTCGTGAAGTTCGGGAAGACCTACGCCAACATCCCCAAGGGTGAGGAGCCATCTGCAGTGACCCTGGAGCGCGGCATCGAGCTCATCGAGGCGAAGCTTGCAGGAGCGCGGCAGAATGTGCTGAAGGAATTCGAGGGTTCTGAAATCCAGGTGCTGGCTGGCCGATATGGCCCTTACATCACCGACGGAAACAAGAACGCCAACGTGCCCAAGGACCAGAAGCCGGAGGAACTCACGCTTGAAGCGGCCACCTCGCTGCTGGCCGCTGCGCCGGACAAGAAGGGCGGGAAGAAAGGCGGACGCAAGGCCGCGAAGCCCGCTGCCAAGAGCGCGGCCAAGGCGCCGGTGAAAAAGGTGAGTAAGCCGGCGGCCAAGAAGAAATCCTAGTGCTGCTCACATCGCGCTGTGCGAAGTTGAGCCGGCAGCTTCTCACCATGTGGCCTCTCTACAGGTCATTTTCGCCAGCGCTCTCCGGCCCGGCCCGGACACGCCCACATGGACATCAGCATCTACTTCCGACCCTCTGAACGCTTCGGGCGAAACCGGCCGGAATGGGCCGCCAACACCTTGGGCGACAGCACGTCCTTCTTCACGCACGGGAAGGACTTCCCTTCGTTGGAAGGGAAACAGGTTGCGCTCTTCGGGGTTCTCGATGACCCCGGCCATGCTCGACCGAGAGCATGCGTGAAAGCTCCGGACGCCATCCGCACCGAGCTCTATCAACTGCATCAGCCTGCATCGCCGGTTCAACTGGTTGATCTGGGCGACATCCAAGCCGGGGCTACTGCCGCCGACACACAGCACGCCGTGGCCGAGACCTTGGCTGAACTCATGCGCATGAACATTGTTCCCGTGCTTCTGGGAGGAGGGCAGGGGCACACCTTCAGCCAGTACCTCGCCTATGAAAGGCTTGAACGCACCGCGAACCTCGCTTGCATCGACAACCGCTTCGATCTCGGTGATCCCGGCCAGGCGCTGGCGGACACCAGCTACCTCAGCCACATCGTGCTTCGACAGCCTAATTACCTCTTCAACTACAGCAACCTGGGCTACCAGACCTACTTCGTGGATCAGCCGGGGATAGAATTGATGGAACGGCTCCTGTTCGACACCCATCGTTTGGGCGAACTCCGTCAAGGCATCGCTGATGCTGAACCGGTGCTTCGCAATGCCGATACCCTTAGCGTGGACATGAGCGCAATCCGCCGCGCCGACGCCCCTGGCAGTACCCGTCCCGGCCCCAATGGCTTCGCTGGCGATGAGGCCTGCCAACTCATGCGCTATGCCGGTGTGAGTGAGAAGGTCACCTCCGTTGGCATCTATGAACTGGACCCAGACCGCGATACGGAAGGCATCACTGCACAGCTGGCCGCACAAATGGTGTGGTGCTTCCTCGATGGCTTCCGCAGCCGTACGAATGATCTGCCCTGGCTCGACCGCAAGCGATTCACGCGGTTCCGGATACCTATCCGCGGCCATGAGCAGGAATTGGTGTTCTTCAAGAGTTCGGTGAGCGACCGCTGGTGGATGGACGTACCCTACAAAGCGGAGCAGGAAGCGCGCTTCGAGCGGCACCATCTGGTGCCGTGTTCCTACTCGGATTACCAAGCAGCCTGTCGGGAGGAGGTGCCCGACCGCTGGTGGCGCACGTTCCAGAAGCTGGCTTGAGCCGTCCCGAGCAATCGCGCTTACCCAACGCTTAATCCCGCGCTGGGCTTAACAGGAATTTGCAGGTAAGGGGAATTGCTATATTGGCGCCGGTTCTGGGGCAGGCTGGTCCTGTCCCATCGTGTGTCAGGCTCCAAACCGAACGGAAAACAGCATGAGGGG
Coding sequences:
- the miaB gene encoding tRNA (N6-isopentenyl adenosine(37)-C2)-methylthiotransferase MiaB, which encodes MNVSDSEVVASILAKDGYTPVKSAEEADLVLLNTCSIREKAEYTVLQRINEMNNLKARNKGLKVGVLGCMAERMREDLLEKKKVVDLVVGPDAYRTLPELLEKVGTGQKAVNVLLSREETYAEIEPVRLDTNGVTAFVTIMRGCDNMCAFCVVPFTRGRERSRDPQTIVRECEQLVRDGYKEVTLLGQNVDSYKFRSDDQMIRRSDDQNSALTPSSGTVDLSSWPGAGTGRLTSNGPATVDFADLLEMVALACPTLRIRYSTSHPKDMTDKVLAVMARYDNICKYIHLPVQSGSSEVLKRMNRGYDRAWYLQRIASIRRHMPDCAISTDIIAGYCGETEEDHQQTLSLINETGYDMAFMFKYSERPKTLAARKYPDDVPDEVKGRRLQEIIDLQKEKSAARLRGYVGEVHEVLIEGVSKRSAEHLYGRNTQNSIVIVSHRHGGTELKPGDLVQARITGSTAGSLQGEVVDILNLQPVLT
- a CDS encoding PepSY-like domain-containing protein — encoded protein: MRFGLTAITLIASVQLLAQKPVVVTPPASAKAHLTQIYPKASVKEWKQGTKLFRAEFTLKGEKHTAVYTTEGAWVRTEHDIKKEDLPKVVHRALIAGKYSTWKIDDAEEHATPEHASLFKVKVETEKEKAELFFLPDGKLLKEEVKARKVKDAKGS
- a CDS encoding outer membrane beta-barrel protein codes for the protein MSDQVHTTTRSGSTTSQPASLHRVWFLFLLVLPLSASAQFQIGVSGGTFLYGFRDGSDSRGFTAIKHGAPFSASVWYRERPKERTGFGAEIQYTKRSFQAEYFYGGLGGGTNFNLEVDLSMVHLTAGPEFVLDPEGYSFLRLGLQLGLAVGGVTRGTSKSWSMGSQGYITDEVRSSASRFFKPDARLQVGFGFEFVIADRWVGSVDPSYSYGFASMTKGQAPTLRTSEFGVRLSLGRRYSGRSIWQILRQGSPKPTG
- the msrB gene encoding peptide-methionine (R)-S-oxide reductase MsrB translates to MSTNEMSQYDHSGNPHYSHIDTATLNVPLSEWKKLLPADLYYIAFEKGTERAFTGKYWDFEGIGTYACAVCGNVLFQADAKFSSSCGWPSFFQAARKDAIHYHEDRTYGMVRTETTCGRCNAHLGHIFDDGPKPTGQRYCINSVSLEFIGKE
- the topA gene encoding type I DNA topoisomerase, which encodes MAKKKEGSGDLVIVESPAKAKTIEKYLGAGFTVLSSYGHVRDLPERDLSVDVENGFEPTYIIPDDKKGRLAELKKASDKAAMVWLATDEDREGEAISWHLKEALKLGDDKVKRITFNEITKQAVTKAMEHPRTIDIHLVDAQQARRVLDRLVGYELSPVLWRKVKPSLSAGRVQSVAVRLIVEREREILSFDSKSAFKVTAVLITEKGATVKAELPARFAAEAEAMAFLQGCIGAGYTVNAIEKKPGKRTPAAPFTTSTLQQEASRKLGYGVDRTMRIAQGLYEQGHITYMRTDSVNLSEQAIGAAAAQISTQYGERYSKSRRFTSKSKGAQEAHEAIRPTDMAVRNAGSDTDAERLYDLIWKRTLASQMADAELEKTVVDITISTRPNEQLRAQGEVILFDGFLKVYMEGRDDEGDEEQEGLLPEMRQGEALQLREMTATQRFDRAAPRYTEASLVKKLEELGIGRPSTYAPTISTVQKRGYVVKESRDGTPRAYRILTLAEGEIAEKTASENAGAEKQKLFPTDIGMVVNDFLVEHFPSIVDLNFTAKVEEEFDVIAEGKENWREMIARFYKPFHATLGTVKDTAERATGARILGKDPVSGKDVVARIGRFGPMIQIGSAEDEDKPRFASLRKDQSIASVTFEEAMNLFKLPRTLGERDGEVCSVGIGRFGPYVRLGSTYASLTPEDDPLEITLARGVELIDLKKIANATRDLGVYKGEMIVQGRGRFGPFVKFGKTYANIPKGEEPSAVTLERGIELIEAKLAGARQNVLKEFEGSEIQVLAGRYGPYITDGNKNANVPKDQKPEELTLEAATSLLAAAPDKKGGKKGGRKAAKPAAKSAAKAPVKKVSKPAAKKKS
- a CDS encoding formimidoylglutamase, yielding MDISIYFRPSERFGRNRPEWAANTLGDSTSFFTHGKDFPSLEGKQVALFGVLDDPGHARPRACVKAPDAIRTELYQLHQPASPVQLVDLGDIQAGATAADTQHAVAETLAELMRMNIVPVLLGGGQGHTFSQYLAYERLERTANLACIDNRFDLGDPGQALADTSYLSHIVLRQPNYLFNYSNLGYQTYFVDQPGIELMERLLFDTHRLGELRQGIADAEPVLRNADTLSVDMSAIRRADAPGSTRPGPNGFAGDEACQLMRYAGVSEKVTSVGIYELDPDRDTEGITAQLAAQMVWCFLDGFRSRTNDLPWLDRKRFTRFRIPIRGHEQELVFFKSSVSDRWWMDVPYKAEQEARFERHHLVPCSYSDYQAACREEVPDRWWRTFQKLA